GAGAGCAGCACCGCGTCCGCATCCAGCAGCACGAGCTGCTCACCGCCAGACGGCAGGGTGTCGGCGATGGCCTCGGTGGTGACGAGGACGGGAGCAGCGCAGTCGCGCAGCATGTACGTCAGCCGCTCGACGGGATAGCTGGCGTCCATGGGCACCCAGGCGCCGCCGGCCTTGAGGATGCCGAGGATGCCGACGACGGTGTCCAGGGAGCGCTCCAGGCAGAGCGCCACGGGCACCTCGGGGCGGATGCCGAGGGTGCGCAGGTGGTGCGCCAGTTGGTTGGCGCGAGAGTCGAGCTGCGAATAGGTGAGCGACTGGCCCTCGAAGCGCACGGCGACGGCGTCCGGGCTCAGCGCGGCCTGGGCCTCGAAGAGCTGATGGGCGCAGGCGTCGCGGGGGAAGTCGCGCTCGGTGGCGTTCCACTCCACCATCAGCTGGCGCTGCTCGTCCTTGGAGAGCAGTTCCAGTGTGGACAGGCGCGCCTCGGGCCGAACGGCGGCGGCCTGAAGCACGGCGCCCAGGTGCTGCAACATGCGGTCAATCGTCGCCGCCTCGAAGAGGTCGGTGCGGTACTCGCACGCGCACTCCAGACCCCGCGCCGTCTCCATGATGGAGAGGGTGAGGTCCAGGCGCGACGTGCCGGTCTCCACGCCCTCGCTGCGCAGGGTGAGGCCGGGCACCTCCAGCTCGGTGGCGGGCTGGTTCTGGAGGACCAGCTTCACCTGGAAGAGCGGGTTGTGCCCGCGGCTGCGCTCAGGATTGACGGCCTTGACCAGCTCTTCGAAGGGCAGGTCCTGGTGGGCGTAGGCACCGAGCGTGGTCTGTCGGACGCGGTCCAGCAGCTCGCGGAAGGTGGGGTCACCGTCCAGCCGCGCGCGCAGGGCGAGCTGGTTGATGAAGTAGCCGATGAGCCCTTCGGTCTCCGCCTGGTGCCGATTGGCGATGTCGGTGCCGACGACGAAGTCGTTCTGACCGGAGTAGCGGGCGAGGACGACCTCGAAGCCCGCCAGCAAGGTCATGAAGAGGGTGGTGCCCTCGCGGCGGCAGAGGGCCTGGAGGGCTTCCGTCAGCTCTCGTGGCAGCACACGCGAGAGGAGGGCGCCCTGGAAGCCCTGGACGGCGGGACGGGGGAAGTCGGTGGGCAGCTCCAGCACCGGCGGGGCACCGGCGAGGTGTTCGCGCCACCAGGACAGCTGCGCTTCCAGTGCGTCGTCCTTCAGCCAGCCTCGCTGCCAGGCCGCGTAGTCCGCGTACTGGAGACGCAGCTCCGCCAGGGGCGAGGGCTGGCCCGAGCAGTGCGCCTGGTACAGCGCGCTCATCTCACGCACCAGCACGCCCATGGACCAGCCGTCGGAGACGATGTGGTGCATCGTCATCAACAGCACGTGCTGAGTGTCAGTGAGCTTCAGCAGGCAGGTGCGCAGCAGCGGGCCGGTGACGAGGTTGAAGGGCCGACGGGCCTCCTCGCGCATCAGCCGGCGTGCTTCCGCCTCGCGGGCTTCCGGCGCCAGGGTTGCCAGGTCCACCACGGGCAGGGAGAGGTCGCCAGGCGGGTGCACGCGCTGGACGGCGCCCTGGCCCTCTTCGGCGAAGGTGGTGCGCAACGACTCGTGGCGGCGCACCAGCTCCGTGAAGGCGCGCTCCAGGGATGAGACCTCCAGCGTGCCCTCCAGGCGGAGGACGACGGGGATGTTGTAGTTCGGGCTGCCCGGCTCCAGCCGGTCCAGGAACCACAGCCGCTGCTGGGCGAAGGAGAGCGGCACCGCGCCCGTGCGCTGGCCGGGAACCAGCGGCGGCGCGAGCGTGACTCCGCCCGAGGCACGCACCAGCGAGTCCACGTGCGCGGCAAGGCCGGCCACCGTGGGCGCTTCGAACAGCGCGCGCAGGGGCAGCTCCACACTGAAGGCCTTGCGCAGCCGGGAGACCAGCTGCGTGGCCATCAGCGAGTGGCCGCCCAGCTCGAAGAAGCCGTCGTGCGCGCCCACGCGCTCCACACCCAGCACCTGGGTGAAGGACTGCGCCAGCAGCGTCTCGGTGGGACCGCGCGGAGCCACGTACGCCTTGCGCTCCAGGCTGGCGGCATCCGGAGCCGGCAGCGCCTTGCGGTCCAGCTTGCCGTTGGGTGAGAGCGGCAGGGACTTCAGCGCCACGAAGACCGACGGCACCATGTAGTCCGGCAGGCGCTTCGCCAGCGCTTCCCGCAGCGAGGTGGTGTCCACCGCGCCGCCCTCGCGCGGCACCACGTACGCCACCAGCCGCTGGTGGCCCGGCGCGTCCACCCGGGCCAGCACCACCGCGTGACGCACGGAGGGCTGCGCCGCCAGCGCGGCCTCGATTTCACCCAGCTCGATGCGCAGGCCGCGCACCTTCACCTGGAAGTCGAGCCGGCCCTGGTAGTCGAGGGTGCCATCCGGCAGCCAGCGCGCCAGGTCCCCCGTGCGGTACATGCGCGCGCCAGCCGTCGCGGAGAACGGGTCCGGCACGAAGCGCTCGGCCGTCAGCTCCGGCCGCTGGAGGTAGCCCCGGCCCACCTGCACGCCAGCGATGTACAGCTCGCCGGAGACTCCCACGGGCACCGGGGACCGCGTCCCATCCAGCACGTAGAGCTGCGTGTTGGCCACGGGGCGGCCGATGGGCACGGAGGCGCGCTCATCGCCCGCGCGGCAGGCCCAGTAGGTGACGTCTACGGCCGCCTCGGTGGGGCCGTAGAGGTTGTGCAGGCCCGAGCCCGGCAGTCGCTCCAGGCACTGCCGCGCCAGCTCCGCGGGCAGCGCCTCACCGCTGCAGATGATGCGGCGCACGGAGGCGCACGCCTGCTCCAGCCCGGGCTCCTGGAGGAACGCCTGGAGCATGGAGGGCACGAAGTGCAGGGTGCTCACGCGCTGAGCGGCGATGAGTCCGGCGAGGTAGGCGGGGTCCTGATGCCCACCGGGCCGGGCCAGGACGAGGCGCGCGCCCGTCATCAGCGGCCAGAAGAACTCCCAGACGGAGACGTCGAAGCTGAAGGGCGTCTTCTGCAGCACCGTGTCGGCTGCCGTCAGCCCGTACTCCTGTTGCATCCACAGCAGGCGGTTGACGATGCCCGAGTGGGCATTCATCGCCCCCTTGGGACGGCCGGTGCTGCCCGAGGTGAAGATGACGTAGGCGAGGGCGTCGGGGCCAGCCAGCGGCACGGGGCGCGTGACGGGCTGGCGGGCCACCGTCTCCCCGTCGCGGTCCAGGCACACGACATGGGTGGAGTGCGAGGGCAGCACTTCGAGCAGCCGCTCCTGAGTGAGCAGCACGGGCGCGGAGGCGTCCTCCAGCATCCACGCGAGTCGCTCGCGCGGGTACGCCGGGTCCAACGGCACGTAGGCTCCGCCGGCCTTCAGCACGCCCAGCAGCGCCACCACCAGCTCCAGCGAGCGCTCCAGGCAGACGCCGACGCGGGACTCGGGCCCCACGCCCAGCGAGCGCAGGTGGTGAGCCAGTTGGTTGGCCCGCGCGTCGAGCTGCGCGTAGGTGAGCGCCGAGTCCTCGAAGCGCACGGCTTCGGCCTCGGGCGTGCGCTCCACCTGCGCCTCGATGAGCGAGTGCAGGCTCACGTCACGCGGGTACGCCTCGTCGGGTCCGCGGAAGTCCACCAGGAGCTGGCGCGGCTCCTCGCTCGTCAGCAGCGGCAGCGCGGACACGCGCCTGTCCGGGTTGGCCGCGATGGCGCCCAGCAGCGTGTAGAAGTGCCCGCGCAGCCGCTGAATCGTGGCGGTGTCGAAGAGGTCCGTGTTGTATTCGAGCCAGCCGAAAATCTCGTCCGGCCGGTCCTCACGCAGCTCCAGCAGCAGGTCGAACTTGGCGGAGCCCGGGTCCACCAAGAGGTAGGTGGACTGCAACCCCGGCATGGACAGGTCCTGGCGCGGGGTGTTCTGGAAGCTGAACATCACCTGGAACAGCGGGTGACGGCTCAAGTCTCGCGGCGGCTGCAGCTCCTCCACCAGCTTCTCGAACGGCAGCTCCTGGTGCGCGTACGCCGCCATGCACACGTCGCGTGTGCGGCGCAGCAGCTCGCGGAACGTCGGGTTGCCCTCCAGGTCCCCGCGCAGCACCAGTGTGTTGACGAAGAAGCCGATGAGGGACTCGAGCTCGGGCACGTTGCGGCCCGCGATGGGCGAGCCCACCGTGATGTCCGTCTGCCGCGAGTGCCGGTGCAGCAGCGTCTGGAAGGTGCCCAGCAGCGTCATGAAGAGGGTGGCGCCCTCCTGCTGGCTGACTTCCTTCAACGCACGCGTCAGCGCCACTGGCAGCGTGACGAACTGACGCGAGCCCCGGTACGTCTGCTCCGGCGGGCGGGGCCTGTCGGTGGGTAGCTCCAGCGGCGCGGGGAGCGTGCGCAGGTGCTGCTTCCAGAAGTCCAGCTCCGTGCGCAGCCGCTCGCCCTGCATGCGCTCGCGCTGCCACACCGCGAAGTCCGAGTACTGGATGGACAGCTCGGGCAGCTCCGCCGGCTGGCCCGCGACTTCCGCCGCGTACAGCGCCATCAGCTCGCGCACGAAGACGCCCAGCGACCAGCGGTCCGTCACCAGGTGGTGCATGGTGACGAGGGCCACGTGGTTGTCCGGCCCCAGCCGCAGCACCTTGCCGCGCAGCAGCGGCCCGCGCGCCAGGTCGAAGGTGCGCCGCGACTCCTCGCTGGTGAGGCGCTCCACCTCGGCGTCCTGTGCCTCCTTCGGCAGGTGCGAGACGTCCTCGACGGGGATGTGCAGGCGCAAGTCCGGCAGCACCACCTGCACGGGCATGCCGTCGTCGCGGGCGGCGAAGACGGTGCGCAGCGACTCGTGGCGCGCCACCACGCCGTTCACACACCGCTCCAGCAGGGCGATGTCCAGCACGCCGGTGAACTGCACGGTGATGTGGACGTTGTAGGCGAAGGCGCGGCCGCCCTCGAGCTGGTCCACCACCCACAGCCGCTGCTGCGGGAAGGATGCCGGCGCCGGCCCCGTGCCATCGCGGCGCGGAATGGTGCGAGAGCGCGACTGGGAGGAGGCCGCCTGGAGCTGGCCCTTCTTCTCCTTCAGGAGCAGCTCGTACAGCGCTCGCTGCTTCGGGGTGAGCTTGTCTAGATTCCGGGTGGTGCCGCTCATGGCTCGAAACTCCGAAGGCCTCGGTGCCTGAGGGGATCAGGCCCGGCGGGGAAAAAGGGAGGCAGGGGGTGCCTAGCTTGAACGTCGTACCAACTCGGGCGCGCGTTCTCCGGTACAGCGGAACGACGCTCGCGAGGTGGGCAAGCAGGTGACCGTGGGCTCAAGGAGCCTCGGTGTGCTGGAGCGCCGGACTGGAGCGCGCCGTCCCGCACGGAGCCGCGCGGCTCCGAGGCGACAGGGCGTGGCCGACCGCTCCTGACACACTCGCGGCAGACTGGCTGGCTCCATGCGTGACCTCGCGAGCGACCGACTCAGCCCGCCACTGGTCAGGGATTGCGTGTTTCACCCTGATTGCATGGGCGCCGTGGATTGCTGCTCCCACGGCTCGTCAACGCCTCATCCAGATGGCTAGCGCAGGTTTGCTAACACATCTATTTGCCAGCTGTCCACGAAGGGCGGAAATGTCCCCGCTTGCAGGAATCTCGTGTCATTCCCTCATGATACGAGACTGTTTCACTCAGCTCGCGCGACGCCGCCGCTCGCGCTTGCGGCCCGGCTCGGGAGGCGTCGGCTTGGGCAGGTCCCGCAGCTCATCCGGCATGGGGAGCGAGAGGGAAGGCCGCGTCGCGGGGGCGGGAGTGCCGTCCACGGGCGCGCCGTCCGCGGGCTGCTCCGGAGGCAGTGCCGGCAGGCGGATGACGAAGGTGGTTCCCTCGCTCATCTTGCTCAGCACGGAGATGCTGCCGCCGTGGTTCTTCACGATGCGCTGGCAGATGGCGAGGCCCAGGCCCGTGCCCTTCTGCTTCGTCGTGTAGAAGGGAACGAAGATGTGCTGCTGCTGGTCGGAGGGGATTCCCGGGCCGGTGTCGGACACCAGCACCTCCACGAGCTCGCCTCCGGCGTTGCGAATCTCGCCGAAGCGCTCCGGCTTGTCCGTGCGCACGGTGATGCGGCCCTCGCGCGTGCCCAGCGCCTGCACCGCGTTCTGCACCAGGTTGATGAGCACCTGCTTGAGCTGCTCCGCGTCCCCGTCCACCCGGGACAGGAGCAGGTCCAGCTCCACCGCCAGGGAGATGTTCGAGGGCACGTCGTTCTGGATGAGGCGCATGGTGCGCGTCACCACCTCGTTGAGGTCCGTGGGCCCGAAGCTCTGCTTCATCGGGCGCGCGTAGTCGAGGAACGCCGTCACCACGCCGTTGAGCCGGTTGACCTCCTCGACGATGACGTCCAGGAACTCGCCGTCCTCGCCCGGCAGTTGCTTCGGGTCCAGGCACTGCGCCGCGCCCTTGATGGCCCCCAGCGGGTTGCGGATTTCATGCGCCAGGCCCGCCGCCATCTCACCCAGCGCGGCCAGGCGATCCCTCTCGCGGATCTTCTCGTACAGCTTCGAGTTCTCCAGCACCGTCGCCAGCCGCTCCGCCACTTCCAGGATGAGGGCGATTTCGTCGGACGCGTACGCCTCCGGCACCCGCTCGTCCCACAGGTTGAGGAAGCCGATGACCCGGTCATTGCCCATCAGCGGCACGGTGATGCCGGCCTTCACCTGCACCAGCGCCGACCGCGTGTCGTTCAGGCGCTTCAGCTCGTCGCGGTAGCGCTTTCCCTCCACCGCCTGAAGCCGCATGGTGGCGATGCGCCGCTCCACGTTCTCCCGCAGCACCGCCTTCTGCCCGCTGGCCGCCGCGAACAGCAGGCCGCGCGCCACCGCGGTGTCCAGGAAGGCCACCGGCAGCGGACCCCGCGAGTCCAGCAGCCGGTACCCGGGCCGGTCCTCCGCCAGCAGGTACACCGACGCGTGCGTGACGCGGCCCGTCTCGTGGAGCGTGTCCAGCACCAGCCGCGCCAGCTCCGAAATCTCGATGACGTTCACCATGCGCGCCCGCAGCGTGCCCAGCGAGTCCAGCAGGGCGAAGCGCTCGCGGAAGAAGATGCGCACCACCATCTCCTCCACCTTGGTGCGCAGCGGATCCAACAGGATGAGGATGACGAACGCGGCCACCACGGTGTTGAAGACGAACAGCCCCGTGTCCTCGTCCACCCACGCGGTGAGCACGGTGAAGACGGACGCGAGGATGACGGCCAGCACCGTCTGCGAGGCAATCTTCCCCAGCAGCTCGTGCAGGTCCATCAGCCGCAGCCGCAGCAGCGTCTGTGCGAGGAAGTAGAGATAGAGGGTGGAGAAGACCGACCCGAGCGTCGGGAACGGAATCCCGTAGCGACTCACGAAGTCGAGCGCGGAGAAGAGAATCGCCGCCCCGGCGCCGATGGCGAGGTACGCCAGCCGGAGCTGCTCGATGCGGGACTCGGTGGTCCGAACCCGGTGGACCAGCAACGAACCGGAGGTGAGGAGGGCGCCCCCCACCCAGATGCCCATGGCCACCCGGGCCCACCCCTTGTCGGCCAGGGGGGTGACGGCCACGGTGAGGCCCAGCACGGCGGAGAGGAGGGCGAGCCGCCGGCCGACCAGATGTGTTCCCTTGCTGACGCCCAGGAACTCCAGGAAGAAGGCCACTGCTGCGCCTGGCACCAGGGAGGCCAGCAGGACGGTGGTTCCCAGGGAGATGCGGGACGCCCAGGGGTAGTCCACGGCCGGGAAGATGCTGTGGAAGAAGAGGGAGAGGTAATACCCGGCGACTGTCAGGGCGAAGACGGAGTAGAGCGTCAGGACCCGCGGCCGGCCGGGCCGCAGCAACATGGACACGCCGAGCGCGAGCCCGATGATGGATGCCAGCAGAGCGCTCTGGGTTCGGATGTCCATGTGCAGGCGGACAGTCTAACCTGTGTCCACGTCCGGAAATTTTCCATGCACTCCCGGTTGTCCTGGGTCGAGCCCGCGCGCATCTCCCAGGGTCAGCCCCCGCGTATGAAGCCCTACCTTCCCAAGCTCGCCCTCGTCGCCTCCGCGCTGCTGCTCTCCGCGCAGGCTCCCGCTCCCCAGGCCCCCGCGCCCGAGTCGCCCGTGTCGGA
The window above is part of the Pyxidicoccus trucidator genome. Proteins encoded here:
- a CDS encoding ATP-binding protein yields the protein MDIRTQSALLASIIGLALGVSMLLRPGRPRVLTLYSVFALTVAGYYLSLFFHSIFPAVDYPWASRISLGTTVLLASLVPGAAVAFFLEFLGVSKGTHLVGRRLALLSAVLGLTVAVTPLADKGWARVAMGIWVGGALLTSGSLLVHRVRTTESRIEQLRLAYLAIGAGAAILFSALDFVSRYGIPFPTLGSVFSTLYLYFLAQTLLRLRLMDLHELLGKIASQTVLAVILASVFTVLTAWVDEDTGLFVFNTVVAAFVILILLDPLRTKVEEMVVRIFFRERFALLDSLGTLRARMVNVIEISELARLVLDTLHETGRVTHASVYLLAEDRPGYRLLDSRGPLPVAFLDTAVARGLLFAAASGQKAVLRENVERRIATMRLQAVEGKRYRDELKRLNDTRSALVQVKAGITVPLMGNDRVIGFLNLWDERVPEAYASDEIALILEVAERLATVLENSKLYEKIRERDRLAALGEMAAGLAHEIRNPLGAIKGAAQCLDPKQLPGEDGEFLDVIVEEVNRLNGVVTAFLDYARPMKQSFGPTDLNEVVTRTMRLIQNDVPSNISLAVELDLLLSRVDGDAEQLKQVLINLVQNAVQALGTREGRITVRTDKPERFGEIRNAGGELVEVLVSDTGPGIPSDQQQHIFVPFYTTKQKGTGLGLAICQRIVKNHGGSISVLSKMSEGTTFVIRLPALPPEQPADGAPVDGTPAPATRPSLSLPMPDELRDLPKPTPPEPGRKRERRRRAS